From Spongiibacter tropicus DSM 19543, a single genomic window includes:
- a CDS encoding substrate-binding domain-containing protein produces MLTRRAAPALVCMLLSLGLVAPYPVFADDVQLVINNEHIDPKQLTTTELRAIFSMRKRNWQDNTAIRVFVLPDNHPLHKAFCKSVLKVYPYVLREQWDRIIFSGTGTPPTILENVEQLRRTVAATPGAIGYAYNPDHPSSRQTAQGKSEDTP; encoded by the coding sequence ATGCTGACAAGACGCGCCGCCCCTGCACTCGTGTGCATGTTGCTATCCCTCGGGCTTGTCGCACCGTACCCTGTCTTCGCTGACGATGTTCAGCTCGTGATCAATAACGAACACATCGATCCCAAACAACTCACAACGACCGAGCTGCGCGCTATTTTTTCCATGCGCAAACGCAACTGGCAAGACAATACCGCCATCCGCGTTTTCGTCTTGCCCGACAACCACCCTCTCCACAAAGCGTTCTGCAAGTCAGTGCTAAAGGTTTATCCGTATGTGCTGCGCGAGCAATGGGATCGTATTATTTTCAGTGGTACCGGCACCCCCCCGACGATCTTGGAAAACGTTGAGCAACTGCGGCGAACCGTTGCCGCTACGCCGGGCGCAATCGGCTATGCCTACAACCCTGACCACCCCAGTTCCCGACAAACGGCGCAAGGCAAATCAGAGGACACACCATGA
- a CDS encoding acyl-CoA dehydrogenase family protein, which translates to MADLDQFRLEVRQWLEDNCPESQRKPITRDEQVWAGRNKSFPSDDARLWLERMADKGWTVPDWPTEYGGGGLDERQTKILREEMKALGCRTPLYDLGIWMLGPALLEFGNEEQKREHIPKIVRGDARWCQGYSEPGAGSDLASLQTRAEDKGDHFLVNGSKIWTTNADKSDWIFCLVRTDPDAKKQEGISFLLIDMDDPGVTTTPIELISGESEFCQTFFDNVKVPKKNLVSELNQGWSVAKALLKHERKLMSEVGGDTPAPSFGPVQAALEYVGLGDDGKLKDAGLRDQLVRHEMAFRAVGLTHFRTFEERMSGQADSNVPLIMKYVGTEETKRKDELLVALLGHKALGWGGDGFNEDEDLTTRGWLFSKALSIAGGTSEVQLNIIAKRVLGLPQQ; encoded by the coding sequence GTGGCCGATCTGGACCAATTCCGCCTCGAAGTCCGCCAATGGCTGGAGGACAACTGCCCCGAATCACAGCGTAAGCCGATTACCCGCGACGAGCAGGTTTGGGCCGGACGCAATAAATCCTTCCCCAGCGACGATGCCAGACTGTGGCTCGAGCGCATGGCCGACAAGGGCTGGACGGTGCCTGACTGGCCGACCGAATACGGTGGTGGCGGTCTTGACGAGCGTCAAACCAAAATCCTGCGCGAAGAAATGAAAGCGCTGGGCTGCCGCACGCCGCTCTACGACCTGGGTATCTGGATGCTTGGCCCCGCGCTGTTGGAGTTTGGCAACGAAGAACAGAAGCGCGAGCATATCCCCAAAATTGTTCGCGGCGACGCGCGCTGGTGTCAGGGTTACTCGGAACCCGGTGCGGGCTCCGACCTTGCCAGCCTGCAAACCCGGGCCGAGGACAAGGGCGACCACTTCCTGGTCAATGGCTCCAAAATCTGGACGACTAACGCCGATAAATCCGACTGGATCTTCTGTCTGGTGCGCACTGACCCCGACGCGAAAAAGCAGGAAGGAATCAGTTTCCTGCTGATCGACATGGACGATCCCGGTGTAACCACCACGCCCATCGAGCTGATCAGTGGCGAGTCAGAGTTTTGTCAGACCTTCTTCGACAATGTGAAAGTGCCGAAGAAGAACCTCGTCAGCGAGCTGAACCAGGGCTGGTCAGTGGCCAAGGCCCTGCTCAAGCACGAACGCAAACTGATGTCAGAAGTGGGCGGCGACACCCCTGCTCCCAGCTTCGGGCCGGTACAAGCCGCACTGGAGTACGTCGGTCTGGGTGACGACGGCAAGCTCAAAGACGCCGGATTGCGCGACCAACTGGTCCGTCACGAGATGGCCTTCCGCGCCGTGGGGCTCACCCACTTCCGTACGTTTGAAGAGCGCATGAGTGGTCAGGCCGACAGCAATGTGCCGCTGATCATGAAGTACGTCGGTACCGAAGAAACCAAGCGCAAAGACGAGCTGCTGGTTGCCCTGCTGGGGCATAAAGCCCTCGGCTGGGGCGGTGATGGCTTCAACGAAGACGAAGATCTCACCACCCGCGGCTGGCTGTTCTCCAAAGCCCTGTCGATTGCCGGCGGCACCTCGGAAGTCCAATTGAACATCATTGCCAAGCGTGTCCTTGGCCTGCCTCAGCAGTAA
- a CDS encoding SDR family NAD(P)-dependent oxidoreductase: protein MKRFENKNVLVTGAGSGIGRAAAQRIAAEGGRVLCADINAKGIDAVVAEIAEAGGSAEAMVFDLSREGDAERSVAKVREWGQLDAVVNMAGILRFANAHETPLDVWQQIINVNLTGTFMLCKAALPSLIESKGALINAASTASLKGLPWGVAYGASKGGVLALTRSIAVEYAKRGVRANCVCPGDIQTGMVDGLAFPDDADFSLLSRITSLSGAKGPDVVAGVIAMLASDDGTHINGEEIRVDGGMLA, encoded by the coding sequence ATGAAACGATTCGAAAATAAAAATGTATTGGTCACCGGCGCTGGCTCGGGGATTGGGCGTGCAGCGGCGCAGCGGATTGCAGCAGAAGGCGGTCGGGTGCTGTGTGCCGACATCAATGCCAAGGGGATTGACGCAGTGGTTGCCGAGATTGCCGAGGCCGGTGGTAGTGCCGAAGCTATGGTGTTTGATCTCTCCCGCGAGGGGGACGCAGAGCGCAGTGTGGCCAAGGTGCGGGAGTGGGGGCAGTTGGATGCTGTGGTCAATATGGCCGGCATCTTGCGCTTTGCCAATGCCCACGAAACTCCGCTGGATGTGTGGCAGCAGATCATCAACGTCAATCTCACGGGCACGTTCATGCTGTGCAAGGCCGCGCTGCCTTCGCTGATTGAAAGTAAAGGGGCACTGATTAATGCGGCGTCGACCGCGTCGCTCAAAGGTCTGCCCTGGGGTGTGGCCTACGGTGCTAGCAAAGGCGGTGTGCTGGCGCTGACTCGCAGTATTGCCGTGGAATATGCCAAGCGCGGGGTGCGGGCAAACTGTGTGTGTCCCGGAGATATTCAAACGGGCATGGTGGATGGCCTGGCCTTTCCCGACGATGCCGATTTCAGCCTGCTGAGCCGTATCACCTCGCTGTCTGGTGCCAAGGGCCCCGACGTCGTGGCCGGGGTCATCGCCATGCTGGCGTCGGATGACGGTACGCATATCAATGGCGAAGAAATTCGTGTCGACGGCGGGATGCTCGCCTAG
- a CDS encoding putative bifunctional diguanylate cyclase/phosphodiesterase, with protein MPNSNPQLEAALTEHKRALGLFQKLCTLIFLFIGIIVFARSYVSYQQTMTHMREHSEEHLAMLQKTFYALTERSSQELFRASSQYQVTSLAELQRGTFSSPSLTSGIDSVLFISPNRTIIASIQQEGRQLRPTAEQIDNALRDISTEQRPKASLICNDQCFNSAYVPVITDEGEELIINLNRSSTLLLQDFFNLTNAELLLLHPSRESDLGSHVLMASHPEASVRILKSALNTKPTLLTPGETFIGKTAIGYFSLAVDNVDTLSPSLLFGVLVDESHIPGEVTEYLRQAVITSLITLVLVSLVVYFVLKPPLDRLAAVTRILPQLPNEQFALARRSLQRVRRRAGFRDEIDDLINTTAAVNDALEKLSLDVQSHREELQDKVHALTEAKRFNELLLDNAPIVVILHEADGRIRTLNGQGRALCGLDNAIPAGANINLWIRDPERGITLSQTLEDLIQQNTTKLQNEFPFLSYSGELRHFLWTHSRIDIDDESLLLSLGVDITETRRAEESLRWLGEHDRVTGLLNRSTFTEQADLHIQSLDNVHDIDLIMADIDNFSEFNDRFGFENGDKLLRGYAQHMAQHFGSSSLLARTGSGEFCALRASSSGAKLDAKQLEGLTALSIDINGQRETVSITVIVERYRRESGSIDDLLSDSTSVMNLMKAKAKGHVYLAEDDDGKKRREEKYLLKQQLLRAFSNNRIVLFFQPIVDLSSGKMTHCECLIRMLDNDGNFIPPASFLDIANESGLMPRLDYLVIEKAMRQQVVWQRAGVNTRLSINITAPTLDQPDFAQRIAEIVNRTGADPRALIFELVETDALQDIDNARRLLKQLQALGASIALDDFGIGFTSFEYVRELPVDYIKIDKAFVQFVHERENDRVLVRSIVEMSHGLGKRVIAEGVDSRQALEVLRALDVDYIQGYYISRPVPINALNLHTTLPD; from the coding sequence ATGCCCAACAGCAACCCTCAGCTTGAAGCCGCACTGACTGAGCACAAGCGCGCGCTTGGACTGTTCCAGAAACTGTGCACGCTGATCTTCCTGTTTATCGGCATCATCGTGTTCGCACGCAGCTATGTGAGTTATCAGCAAACAATGACCCACATGCGCGAGCATTCTGAAGAACATCTGGCGATGCTTCAAAAGACCTTCTATGCCCTGACCGAACGCAGCAGCCAAGAGCTGTTTCGAGCCTCTTCCCAATATCAGGTGACGTCCTTAGCCGAGCTGCAACGTGGCACATTCTCCTCGCCCTCGTTAACGTCCGGCATTGACTCAGTGTTGTTCATCTCACCCAACCGAACAATTATTGCCAGCATTCAGCAGGAAGGTCGCCAACTGCGGCCAACCGCGGAACAGATCGATAACGCGCTTAGGGATATTTCAACAGAGCAACGTCCAAAAGCCTCATTAATATGTAACGACCAGTGCTTCAACAGCGCCTATGTGCCGGTCATCACCGACGAGGGCGAAGAGTTAATTATCAATCTCAATCGCTCCTCGACCCTGCTGCTGCAGGATTTTTTCAATCTGACAAACGCAGAGCTTTTACTCCTTCATCCGTCCAGAGAAAGTGACTTAGGCAGCCACGTGCTGATGGCCAGCCACCCGGAGGCAAGCGTCCGCATACTCAAATCCGCGCTGAACACCAAGCCAACCTTGCTGACACCCGGCGAAACCTTCATCGGCAAAACTGCCATTGGCTACTTCAGCCTGGCCGTCGACAATGTGGATACGCTGTCACCGAGCTTACTATTTGGTGTTCTGGTCGACGAAAGTCATATTCCCGGCGAAGTTACCGAATACCTCCGCCAAGCGGTCATCACATCGTTGATCACTCTGGTGCTCGTTTCACTGGTCGTGTACTTCGTTCTCAAGCCTCCTCTCGACCGCCTCGCCGCCGTAACGCGAATACTGCCGCAGCTTCCCAATGAGCAGTTCGCTCTGGCCAGGCGCAGCCTGCAACGGGTTAGACGACGAGCGGGCTTCCGCGATGAAATCGACGATTTGATCAATACCACTGCCGCGGTTAACGATGCATTGGAGAAGCTCAGTCTGGATGTGCAAAGTCACCGCGAAGAACTGCAAGATAAGGTCCATGCGCTAACCGAGGCCAAACGCTTTAACGAACTGCTGCTGGACAATGCGCCCATCGTCGTCATTTTGCACGAAGCCGATGGCAGAATTCGCACCCTCAATGGTCAGGGGCGAGCACTGTGCGGTCTGGACAATGCGATACCGGCTGGCGCAAATATCAACTTATGGATACGCGACCCGGAACGGGGTATCACCCTCAGCCAAACGCTTGAAGACCTTATCCAGCAAAATACCACCAAGCTGCAGAACGAATTCCCGTTCCTCAGCTACAGCGGCGAACTGCGTCATTTTCTGTGGACGCACAGCCGCATCGATATTGATGACGAAAGTCTGCTGCTGTCGCTCGGGGTCGACATTACCGAAACACGGAGAGCCGAAGAGAGCTTGCGGTGGCTCGGCGAGCATGATCGCGTCACCGGCCTGCTGAACCGTTCTACCTTTACCGAACAGGCAGACCTGCATATCCAAAGCCTCGACAACGTCCATGACATCGATTTGATCATGGCAGATATCGATAATTTCTCTGAGTTTAATGATCGCTTCGGCTTTGAAAATGGCGACAAACTCCTGCGCGGCTATGCTCAGCACATGGCTCAACATTTCGGCAGCAGCAGCTTGCTGGCAAGAACAGGCTCAGGCGAATTTTGCGCCCTGCGCGCCTCGTCATCGGGTGCGAAACTCGATGCCAAGCAGTTGGAGGGGCTTACAGCTCTGAGCATCGACATCAACGGACAGCGGGAAACCGTCTCAATCACTGTCATTGTCGAACGCTACCGGCGTGAGAGCGGCAGCATTGACGACTTGCTTTCCGACAGTACGTCGGTAATGAACCTTATGAAAGCCAAGGCCAAAGGCCATGTTTATCTCGCTGAAGACGACGATGGCAAAAAACGTCGTGAAGAAAAATATCTTCTTAAACAGCAGTTGCTTCGCGCTTTCAGTAATAACCGTATTGTTTTGTTTTTCCAACCGATTGTAGACCTCAGCAGTGGCAAAATGACCCACTGCGAGTGCCTGATCAGGATGCTCGACAACGATGGCAACTTTATTCCACCGGCGAGCTTTCTGGATATCGCCAATGAATCGGGCTTAATGCCGCGACTGGATTATCTGGTTATCGAAAAAGCCATGCGCCAACAGGTGGTATGGCAACGGGCGGGCGTCAATACCCGGCTGAGTATCAATATTACGGCCCCCACTCTCGATCAGCCTGATTTCGCCCAACGCATCGCCGAGATTGTAAATCGCACAGGCGCTGACCCCAGAGCCTTGATATTCGAGCTGGTGGAAACCGACGCCCTGCAAGACATCGACAATGCCCGCCGCCTGCTCAAACAGTTGCAGGCACTCGGCGCCAGTATTGCACTGGACGACTTCGGTATCGGCTTCACCTCGTTTGAGTATGTTCGGGAACTGCCCGTGGACTACATCAAAATCGACAAGGCGTTTGTGCAGTTCGTCCACGAGCGGGAGAACGACCGGGTGCTCGTTCGCTCGATCGTCGAGATGAGCCACGGTCTTGGAAAACGTGTGATCGCGGAGGGCGTCGACAGCCGTCAGGCTCTGGAAGTGCTGCGGGCACTGGATGTCGATTACATTCAAGGCTATTACATCAGCCGCCCGGTGCCGATAAACGCCTTGAATCTCCATACCACCCTGCCCGATTAG
- a CDS encoding EthD domain-containing protein translates to MRKFQVLIWAQDASPAFFARLREQALALSSTDGVSAVQLNLADSDVEPAADKRMANGDSPLFDALCSFCWQAQSQPDTVLSMLASVGGRLACYEVDAAEPLPNSACPAAPGERTEGFSQVALLRCPSFLSYEDWLSYWKTTHTGVAIETQSTFRYVQNRVVARPAEALPYDAIVEECFPTAAMTSAEAFYDAEGQAELFQQRLQAMMESCGKFIDFSEIEVVPTSEYCF, encoded by the coding sequence ATGCGTAAATTTCAGGTACTCATCTGGGCGCAGGACGCCAGCCCAGCTTTTTTTGCGCGCCTGCGGGAGCAGGCGCTCGCACTTTCTTCGACTGATGGGGTCAGCGCGGTTCAGTTAAACCTGGCGGATAGCGATGTTGAACCGGCTGCGGACAAGCGCATGGCAAATGGCGATTCGCCATTGTTCGACGCACTCTGCAGCTTCTGTTGGCAGGCGCAGTCTCAGCCCGATACCGTCCTCAGTATGTTGGCGTCGGTGGGCGGCCGTCTTGCCTGTTATGAGGTCGATGCCGCAGAGCCGCTGCCGAATTCGGCATGCCCCGCTGCGCCCGGCGAGCGCACCGAGGGCTTCAGTCAGGTTGCGCTGCTGCGTTGTCCGTCGTTTCTCTCTTACGAAGATTGGCTGAGTTACTGGAAAACGACGCACACGGGTGTGGCGATTGAAACCCAGTCGACGTTCCGTTACGTGCAGAATCGCGTTGTGGCCAGACCGGCTGAAGCCCTGCCTTATGATGCGATTGTCGAGGAGTGCTTTCCCACTGCGGCGATGACCAGCGCTGAAGCGTTTTATGACGCAGAAGGGCAGGCGGAATTGTTCCAGCAGCGCTTGCAGGCAATGATGGAGAGCTGTGGGAAGTTTATCGATTTCAGCGAAATCGAGGTGGTCCCCACCAGCGAGTACTGCTTCTGA
- the glpK gene encoding glycerol kinase GlpK has protein sequence MGQYLLAIDQGTTSSRAIVFDRHGRHCGVGQQEFTQHYPKDGWVEHDPEEIWQTTLESCRAAIADAGLQASEIAGIGITNQRETTLVWDRSSGEAIYPAIVWQDRRTADWIARLKSQGLEKMASRRSGLLLDPYFSASKLAWILDNVPGARRRAEAGELAFGTVDSFLLWRLTGGKVHATDASNAARTLLFNIHEQRWDEELLEMFDIPASLLPDVKDCADDFGHSDEALLGARLPICSMIGDQQAATVGQACFEPGMVKSTYGTGCFVVLNTGKRALKSKHRLLTTVAYRLNGEVCYALEGSIFVAGAAVQWLRDGLKLIGSAAETQAMAESVDSANGVFMVPAFTGLGAPYWDPEARGAILGLTRDTGIAHIARATLESVCYQTRDLLEAMAGDGANIQNLRVDGGMSVNDWLMQRLSDTLGCHCQRPQVTETTALGAAYLAGLQLGLFDSLDDIAALWQEERSFSPKMGDIDRERRYHGWKRAVARVRSDA, from the coding sequence ATGGGCCAATATCTGCTAGCCATCGATCAGGGAACCACCAGTTCCCGCGCGATTGTTTTCGATCGACACGGACGTCACTGCGGTGTCGGACAGCAGGAGTTTACGCAGCACTATCCGAAGGACGGTTGGGTAGAGCACGACCCCGAGGAAATCTGGCAGACGACGCTGGAAAGCTGCCGGGCGGCGATTGCCGATGCGGGGCTGCAAGCGTCAGAGATTGCCGGCATCGGTATTACCAATCAGCGTGAGACCACGCTGGTTTGGGATCGTAGCAGTGGCGAGGCGATCTATCCCGCGATTGTCTGGCAGGACCGCCGCACGGCGGACTGGATAGCTCGATTGAAGTCTCAGGGTCTGGAGAAAATGGCCAGCCGTCGCAGTGGCCTGCTGCTGGATCCGTATTTCTCCGCCAGCAAACTGGCCTGGATTCTCGATAATGTGCCGGGTGCACGCCGCCGGGCGGAAGCCGGGGAGCTGGCATTCGGCACGGTCGACAGCTTTTTGTTGTGGCGCCTGACCGGCGGCAAAGTACATGCCACCGACGCGAGCAATGCCGCGCGTACCTTGCTGTTTAATATCCACGAACAGCGCTGGGACGAAGAGTTGCTCGAAATGTTCGATATTCCCGCCAGTCTGCTTCCAGACGTGAAGGATTGCGCTGACGATTTCGGTCACAGCGACGAGGCGCTGCTGGGCGCACGTCTGCCGATCTGTTCGATGATTGGCGACCAGCAAGCGGCGACGGTCGGGCAGGCCTGCTTTGAACCGGGTATGGTCAAGAGCACCTATGGCACCGGCTGTTTTGTGGTGCTGAACACCGGCAAGCGTGCACTGAAATCCAAGCACCGGCTGCTGACAACCGTGGCTTACCGGCTTAATGGTGAAGTTTGCTATGCGCTGGAAGGCAGTATTTTTGTGGCGGGCGCGGCCGTGCAGTGGTTGCGCGATGGTTTGAAACTGATTGGTTCGGCCGCCGAAACCCAGGCGATGGCAGAGAGCGTGGACAGTGCCAATGGCGTGTTTATGGTGCCTGCCTTTACCGGGTTGGGGGCGCCATACTGGGACCCGGAAGCGCGCGGCGCGATTCTGGGGCTGACCCGCGACACCGGGATTGCCCACATTGCGCGAGCGACGCTGGAGTCGGTGTGCTACCAAACCCGAGATCTGCTGGAAGCGATGGCCGGCGACGGCGCAAATATTCAGAACCTGCGCGTCGACGGAGGCATGTCGGTGAATGACTGGTTGATGCAGCGTCTGTCCGATACCTTAGGCTGCCACTGCCAGCGCCCCCAGGTTACCGAGACGACCGCGCTGGGAGCGGCGTATCTGGCAGGCTTACAGTTGGGGTTGTTTGACTCCTTGGACGATATCGCGGCGCTGTGGCAGGAGGAGCGCAGCTTCTCGCCCAAGATGGGGGATATCGACCGCGAGCGACGCTATCACGGTTGGAAGCGGGCGGTAGCGCGGGTGCGCAGCGACGCCTGA
- a CDS encoding SDR family oxidoreductase codes for MGRVAGKVCIVTGAASGMGKADAIRLAAEGASVVLTDLNEKDGQDVAAQIGEKAIFLKHDVSNEADWQRVVDAAVEKFGGVDVLVNNAGMMTMGSVVDCTLEDYKRVNAVNSEGVFLGCKAVIPVMEAAGKGGSIINMSSVAALHGMSFVAAYSASKGAVAALTKSVALYCRERGNGIRCNSVHPDGVKTPMVFKVATGAESATREEIESLSTEKNPMCEPEDIAALIVYLASDESRFVNAAEMLIDNAATATPPVIV; via the coding sequence ATGGGCAGAGTTGCCGGAAAGGTTTGTATTGTCACGGGTGCCGCCAGCGGCATGGGGAAAGCGGATGCTATCCGCCTGGCTGCAGAAGGCGCGAGCGTCGTTTTGACCGATCTTAATGAAAAAGACGGGCAGGATGTTGCAGCCCAAATCGGTGAGAAGGCGATATTCCTCAAGCACGATGTGAGCAACGAGGCCGATTGGCAGCGCGTTGTTGATGCCGCAGTGGAAAAGTTCGGTGGTGTCGATGTGCTGGTGAACAACGCGGGCATGATGACCATGGGGAGCGTGGTTGACTGTACGCTGGAAGATTACAAGCGTGTGAATGCGGTGAACAGCGAAGGTGTCTTTCTGGGCTGTAAAGCGGTCATCCCCGTGATGGAAGCGGCCGGTAAGGGAGGTTCTATCATCAACATGTCCTCCGTTGCGGCGCTGCACGGCATGTCATTTGTTGCGGCATACAGTGCCAGTAAGGGGGCCGTGGCGGCATTGACCAAGTCGGTCGCTCTGTACTGTCGCGAGCGAGGTAATGGTATTCGCTGTAACTCGGTACATCCTGATGGTGTGAAGACACCGATGGTCTTCAAGGTGGCGACAGGCGCTGAATCGGCAACGCGCGAGGAGATTGAATCGCTGTCCACGGAAAAGAACCCCATGTGCGAGCCTGAAGATATCGCGGCCTTGATTGTTTACCTGGCCTCGGATGAGTCGCGTTTCGTCAATGCCGCTGAGATGCTGATCGACAATGCTGCGACGGCAACGCCGCCGGTGATCGTTTGA
- a CDS encoding acyl-CoA dehydrogenase family protein — MALVLNEEQRLLKDTAKDFLSANMPVEALRKLRDSDDEMGYSREHWQQMCELGWASIVLPEEYDGLDFGFMGLGAVIEESGRVLAASPLMSTVVLGASILMLGASDEQKAALLPKIASGELTLALAMEEGNHHAPLDTVLRAEATASGYRLSGSKSLVTDGYSADKLIVLARSSGKAGEAEGLSLFLVDGNAQGVSRHRRRMADSRGAAAIDFDVEVSSDALIGELGKAWPVLEPALDRGRICLAAEMLGGAQECFQRTVEYLKERSQFGVKIGSFQALQHRASLMYIELELAKSVVLDALSAIDDKRPDMPQLASLAKARLNDVFELVTSEAVQMHGGIGVTDELEIGFFLKRSRMASHLLGNSGFHRDRYASLCGY, encoded by the coding sequence ATGGCACTGGTACTGAATGAAGAACAACGCCTGCTCAAGGATACCGCCAAGGATTTTCTGAGCGCGAACATGCCCGTCGAAGCCCTGCGCAAGCTGCGCGACAGCGACGATGAAATGGGCTACAGCCGCGAACACTGGCAGCAGATGTGTGAACTCGGTTGGGCAAGCATCGTCCTGCCCGAAGAATACGACGGCCTCGATTTCGGCTTTATGGGCCTTGGCGCCGTCATTGAAGAGAGCGGCCGTGTACTGGCGGCCTCGCCCCTGATGAGCACCGTGGTACTGGGCGCATCCATCCTGATGCTCGGCGCCAGCGACGAGCAGAAGGCGGCGCTGTTGCCGAAAATCGCCAGCGGCGAGCTGACACTGGCGCTGGCCATGGAAGAAGGCAATCACCATGCGCCGCTCGACACCGTTCTGCGCGCCGAAGCGACCGCCTCAGGCTATCGCCTCAGCGGCAGCAAGAGCCTTGTCACCGACGGCTACAGCGCCGACAAATTGATCGTGCTGGCCCGCAGCAGCGGCAAGGCCGGCGAAGCGGAAGGTCTGAGCCTGTTTCTGGTGGACGGGAACGCCCAGGGGGTTTCACGACACCGCCGCCGCATGGCCGACAGTCGCGGTGCCGCCGCCATCGATTTCGATGTGGAGGTCAGCAGCGACGCGCTTATCGGTGAACTGGGCAAAGCCTGGCCTGTGCTGGAACCGGCACTGGACCGCGGCCGTATCTGCCTGGCCGCTGAAATGCTGGGTGGCGCTCAAGAGTGCTTCCAACGCACCGTGGAATACCTGAAAGAGCGCTCGCAGTTTGGCGTCAAAATCGGCTCCTTCCAGGCCCTGCAACACCGTGCATCACTGATGTACATCGAGCTGGAGCTGGCTAAATCGGTGGTGCTTGACGCCCTGTCAGCCATCGACGACAAGCGCCCGGACATGCCCCAGCTCGCCAGTCTGGCCAAGGCTCGTCTGAACGACGTGTTTGAGCTGGTCACCAGCGAGGCGGTACAGATGCACGGCGGCATTGGCGTGACGGATGAACTGGAAATCGGTTTCTTTCTGAAACGCTCGCGCATGGCCAGTCATCTGCTGGGTAACAGCGGTTTCCACCGCGACCGCTACGCCAGCCTCTGCGGCTACTAA
- a CDS encoding DUF1499 domain-containing protein: protein MRIVYLAECLAYLSLILLPGSVLFVRLAPAQYSAALLCFALSALLALIAIGISAVFTRRQSDNAHRRRLSRAAVLSTPAIGFFAFSLYLGSGSPMIHDISTDTEDPPQFVQARQLRSDYHNILAYTDSIAEQQRLAYPALQSLTVPRPLAEAQTLALRTVEELGWTVTASSPGHIEATDQSFWFGFIDDVVIRIEADSQSSTIDLRSASRVGKGDLGANARRIQRFLTHYRQSLN, encoded by the coding sequence TTGCGCATCGTCTATCTGGCCGAGTGTCTGGCGTACTTATCCCTGATCCTGCTGCCGGGCAGTGTGCTATTCGTTCGGCTTGCACCCGCGCAATATTCCGCTGCGCTACTCTGCTTCGCACTCTCGGCCTTGCTGGCGCTCATCGCTATCGGTATATCCGCCGTATTCACCCGCCGCCAATCAGACAACGCCCACCGCCGACGATTGAGTCGGGCTGCAGTGCTGTCGACCCCCGCTATCGGCTTTTTTGCCTTCAGCCTGTATCTGGGCAGCGGCAGTCCGATGATTCACGACATCAGCACAGACACCGAAGACCCGCCGCAGTTTGTTCAGGCACGTCAGCTTCGCAGCGATTACCACAATATACTTGCCTACACCGACTCCATCGCAGAACAACAGCGCCTGGCCTACCCGGCTCTGCAGTCACTGACGGTGCCACGTCCACTGGCAGAGGCTCAGACGCTTGCCCTTCGCACCGTCGAGGAACTCGGCTGGACCGTTACGGCCTCAAGCCCGGGACACATCGAGGCAACGGATCAAAGCTTCTGGTTTGGCTTTATTGACGACGTCGTGATTCGCATTGAGGCGGATTCGCAATCGAGCACCATCGATCTGCGATCGGCCTCCCGCGTAGGAAAAGGCGACCTCGGCGCCAATGCCCGACGCATCCAGCGCTTCCTGACACACTACCGGCAATCGCTGAACTAG